Below is a genomic region from Persicimonas caeni.
CGATTGGACGCAGGGCCTGCCGCCCACGCGACAGTGGAATGCCGCGTGCGCCGTCCAAGCTGCGAGCTGCTTTCTAGGCGACGAACTCGATCCCGAGGCGCTCTCGCGCGGCCTCAATAGTGCTCGTTGGCCAGGCCGCCTCGACTTTCGCTCGCTCGGCGCCCACGACTATCTCTTCGACGCCGCCCACAATCCCGACGGGGCGCAGGCTCTCTTCGACTACATCGACTCGGCAGGTGTCGAGGTCGGCGCGGTCGTCTGCTCGGCCATGTCCGATAAAGATCTCGCCGGCATTTTCACCCACCTTCCCGACGATCTACCCGTCTTTGCGGCTGTGCTCGATTCGCCACGCGGTGCAACCTCCGAGCAGTTGCGTGCATCTCTACAGAGTAAGCAGCTTGCTGCAGTCGGGTCGACCGACAGGATGCTCGCCCAGGCTCGGAACATAGTAGATAGGTCCGAGGGTAGGGCACATATCCTGGTGTTCGGCTCGATTTATCTGCTCGGCGAGTGCTTCGAGACGCTTGGCATCGAGGCGAATTCGCTGGTCACGTACCTCGGCTCATAGGAAGCAGACCTAATTGGTCTGTTCCCTCGCAGGACGGGCTGGCCCCAATCGTTGCACCAGTCGATCTGGTGCTTACGTTGCCAAACGATATAGCCAAATTTCCGAACCGAGGAGTACGCAATGGCGGAAGAAGAAGAGGAAGAATTCGGCAGCCCGGAGGCGACGGATTTCCACGGGCGCAAGCGCGAACTGCTCAAGCATGGTCTCGAAAAGGGCGAGCTTAGCTGGACAGAAATCCAGAAGGCGCTGCCTCGGGAGCACCTGACGGACACGGAACTCGAAGTGCTCCTGTTCACGTGCAAGAATATGGGGATCGACGTCACCGGCGATCGCCCTCGATAAGCAGGGACGCGGCGAAAACGTAAAAGAGTAAAAGAGTAAAAGAGTAAAAGAGTAAAAGAGTAAAAGAGCGAAAAAGCGAAGGGACGAAGCGCAAGAAAACGAAAGAGCCCCACTCTCGCGATGAGAGTGGGGCTCTTTTGTGCGTCAGGACAGCTTAGAAGCTGGAGCGCTCGCCCCAGAAGTTGCCGTCGACTTCAGCGGTGTAGCTGTCGCTGAACTTGATACGGACTGCCCACTTGCACTGCATTTCGGCAGGCTCTTCCTGGCCGAAGTGCTGGATGTAGGGAAGCGGCTTGCCTTCCCATTCGGCCGGGTAGACCTCGGGCTGGCTGATCGTGCAGTGCTCGCCGTCGGGCGTGCCCAGCAAGAAGACCTCGCTGCCGTCGGCCACCAGGTTGTTGGCGGCGTAGTCGCGAAGCTGGTCGCTGGCCTGAGCCAGAAGGCTGTCACACAGGTTCTCGACGATCTGGTAGGTGCTTTCGCCCGGGTCGGCGACCTGGTCGGCGACCGAAGCGCAGCTGATCATCTCCTGAAGTGCCAGCTCGAGGCTATCACACGGCTGGTTGTCGGCGCTTCCGCACTGCGAGCCGAAGATCTCGGGCAGCACGACCTTCTCGATGATGGCGATGAGCAGTGCGCCGTAGTTGAGCGAGAGGCTGTGCTGGTTGATCTGCAGCTTGTCAGCGCCGAACACGGCACCGTCGAAGGTGCCCTCGACCGGGGCGTCGTTGTCGGTCATGTCGAGTTGACGTGCGCCGAAGCGACGCTGGGCGCAAGCGTCCTGGTCGGTGGCGTTCTCGCAGCCACGACTCCAGTAGAAGATGAAATCGTTCCAGGTCTGCTCGCCGGCGCCGGCCGGCAGGATGCCGACGACTTCACCGGTGTTGGGATCGATGGAGACCTGCGGAGCATCGTTGATGCGAATGACACCTTCGACCTTAAACTCACGAAGCGTGCGGTAGATGTCGCCAGTGATGTTCACTGCGTTGCGCACCCAGTCCGGCGCGTCGTTCTGGATCCAGTTGTCGGCGATGGAGTTGATGGCATCGCGAACCAGGCCGTTGCCGATGCTCGAGCCCAAGAAGCTCTCGATGGAATCTTTGAGATCGCCGTCGGGCAGGAAGTCGACCAGGAGTTGGACGATACCGGGGCTGCCGGCCGGGCAGTCGGCGGTGCCGCTGTCGGGGCAGCCGACCACGAAGCTACCGGGATCGGTGGCCAGGCGGCCGATAAGCTCGACGACGGTGCGCACGTTGTCGGGCAGGGCGCCGGTCAGGTCGAACTGATGGGTGACGGCGTACTCGCCGGTGATGGTCGGGATGTGGTCGACCAAGGTGACCAACACGTCGACGGGCTGGCCGTTGGTGATCTCGGGGTTGTTGTCGGCGCAACCGTAGGCAACCTCGACCTCGTTGTTGTCGAGCGATTTCGCCCAAGCTGCGACCGTATACGAGTCACCGTTGGGGCGGTCGGGGAAGACGACCGTCGGCATGTTGCCGGCGGCATCGACCAGGCCCTGCTTCTCGACGACTGCGGTTTGGTTCGGGTTGGCGGCAAGCTCATCGCAGGTCACGTCGGGCTGGAACAGGCGCACCGTGATCGGCTTGATCTGGGCGCTGCCATTGTGCTCGAAGGAGACGCGGTAGCTCGCCGAGCCCTTGGT
It encodes:
- a CDS encoding Ig-like domain-containing protein produces the protein MARRILAALMVSLLALGAVSCTDDPAQANNVNDNNRIDDPIEPPDTGELLHVGPDCNEGQTNCVVDLTTLNEREIQAKLVDEDGQPVENALISFEGTFDGTEISIGASSAYTDSNGIAKTTLSAGNVVGTGELVATTSQDAIEPIKWVVGVSTKGSASYRVSFEHNGSAQIKPITVRLFQPDVTCDELAANPNQTAVVEKQGLVDAAGNMPTVVFPDRPNGDSYTVAAWAKSLDNNEVEVAYGCADNNPEITNGQPVDVLVTLVDHIPTITGEYAVTHQFDLTGALPDNVRTVVELIGRLATDPGSFVVGCPDSGTADCPAGSPGIVQLLVDFLPDGDLKDSIESFLGSSIGNGLVRDAINSIADNWIQNDAPDWVRNAVNITGDIYRTLREFKVEGVIRINDAPQVSIDPNTGEVVGILPAGAGEQTWNDFIFYWSRGCENATDQDACAQRRFGARQLDMTDNDAPVEGTFDGAVFGADKLQINQHSLSLNYGALLIAIIEKVVLPEIFGSQCGSADNQPCDSLELALQEMISCASVADQVADPGESTYQIVENLCDSLLAQASDQLRDYAANNLVADGSEVFLLGTPDGEHCTISQPEVYPAEWEGKPLPYIQHFGQEEPAEMQCKWAVRIKFSDSYTAEVDGNFWGERSSF
- a CDS encoding RNA polymerase sigma factor region1.1 domain-containing protein, with translation MAEEEEEEFGSPEATDFHGRKRELLKHGLEKGELSWTEIQKALPREHLTDTELEVLLFTCKNMGIDVTGDRPR